A genomic segment from Nonomuraea helvata encodes:
- a CDS encoding carboxyl transferase domain-containing protein produces the protein MTVLDNRMAADGSEQEPADPRDPVVRLNALLDEGSLRLITPQDKSGVLTAMGRVEGVPVVAFCSDARFQGGAMGSEGCEHIVHAYDVAVRERVPIIGIWHSGGARLAEGVESLHAVGTVFAAMTKASGVVPQISVVVGPAAGGAAYGPALTDLVILADSGRIFVTGPDVVRSVTGESVDAAALGGPEPHSKRSGVVHVVTKSETDAYVKARQLATLLGHQGRVRTGEIEEVDFSTLLPESARRAYDVKPLVNGLLDEPGIELHPKWAPNIVTSLGRLGGRTVGVIANNPMRLGGCLDATSAEKAARFVRMCDAFGVPLVVLVDVPGYLPGVGQEHDGVVRRGAKLLHAFAEASVPRVTLVTRKAYGGAYIAMNSRALGATKVFAWPTTEVAVMGAVAAVRILKRRELAAAPEEERAELEQKLAAEHEKLAGGLVRAQELGVIDEVIKPEETRGAIAKILAQATPARGAHGNIPL, from the coding sequence ATGACCGTGCTGGACAACCGGATGGCGGCAGACGGTTCCGAACAGGAGCCCGCCGATCCCCGTGATCCAGTCGTCCGGCTGAACGCGCTGCTCGACGAGGGCTCGCTGCGGCTGATCACTCCCCAGGACAAGAGCGGTGTGCTGACCGCCATGGGCCGCGTCGAGGGTGTTCCCGTCGTCGCCTTCTGCAGTGACGCCCGCTTCCAGGGCGGCGCGATGGGCAGCGAGGGCTGCGAGCACATCGTGCACGCCTACGACGTGGCCGTCCGTGAACGGGTGCCGATCATCGGGATCTGGCACTCCGGCGGTGCGCGACTCGCCGAAGGCGTCGAGTCGCTGCACGCCGTCGGCACGGTCTTCGCCGCCATGACCAAGGCGTCCGGTGTGGTGCCGCAGATCTCCGTGGTCGTCGGCCCGGCCGCCGGCGGCGCCGCCTACGGCCCCGCGCTGACCGACCTGGTCATCCTGGCCGACTCCGGCCGCATCTTCGTCACCGGCCCCGACGTGGTCCGCAGCGTCACCGGCGAGAGCGTCGACGCCGCGGCCCTGGGCGGCCCCGAGCCCCACAGCAAGCGCAGCGGCGTCGTGCACGTCGTCACCAAGTCCGAGACCGACGCGTACGTCAAGGCGCGCCAGCTCGCCACGCTCCTCGGCCACCAGGGCCGGGTGCGCACCGGAGAAATCGAGGAAGTGGACTTCTCCACACTGCTGCCCGAGTCGGCGAGGCGCGCATACGACGTCAAGCCGCTGGTCAACGGCCTGCTCGACGAGCCCGGCATCGAGCTGCACCCCAAGTGGGCGCCCAACATCGTCACGTCGCTCGGCCGCCTCGGTGGCCGGACGGTCGGTGTGATCGCCAACAACCCGATGCGGCTCGGCGGCTGCCTCGACGCCACGTCCGCCGAGAAGGCCGCCCGATTCGTTCGTATGTGTGACGCGTTCGGAGTGCCGCTGGTTGTCCTCGTGGACGTGCCCGGTTACCTGCCCGGGGTCGGACAGGAGCACGACGGGGTCGTCCGGCGGGGCGCCAAGCTGCTGCACGCCTTCGCCGAGGCCTCGGTGCCCCGGGTCACGCTGGTGACGCGGAAGGCGTACGGCGGGGCGTACATCGCGATGAACTCCCGCGCGCTCGGCGCCACCAAGGTGTTCGCCTGGCCGACCACCGAGGTGGCGGTCATGGGGGCGGTGGCGGCCGTACGCATCCTCAAGCGGCGCGAGCTGGCCGCGGCGCCGGAGGAGGAGCGGGCGGAGCTGGAGCAGAAGCTGGCCGCCGAGCACGAGAAGCTGGCCGGTGGGCTCGTACGGGCGCAGGAGCTGGGGGTCATCGACGAGGTGATCAAGCCCGAGGAGACGCGCGGCGCCATCGCCAAGATCCTCGCCCAGGCGACGCCTGCCCGCGGCGCCCACGGCAACATCCCCCTATAA
- a CDS encoding DUF3145 domain-containing protein, translating into MSARGVLYVHSAQPALCPHIEWAVAGVLGVPVDLTWTPQPAAPNVVRAQAEWEGRPGIAAAIASSLMGWQRLRFEITEDASPGVDGSRHAYTPTLGAFTAVIGVAGDIMIPEDRLRAAMMMAAQGRCVLEDELDKMLGRPWDEELEPFRYAGDGAPVRWLHAAV; encoded by the coding sequence GTGTCTGCTCGTGGCGTCCTTTACGTCCACTCGGCTCAGCCCGCGCTGTGCCCACACATCGAATGGGCAGTCGCGGGTGTCCTTGGCGTGCCCGTAGACCTGACGTGGACGCCGCAACCCGCCGCGCCCAATGTCGTACGCGCGCAGGCGGAATGGGAAGGCAGACCGGGCATCGCCGCGGCCATCGCCTCCTCGCTGATGGGCTGGCAGCGCCTCCGGTTCGAGATCACCGAGGACGCCTCGCCGGGTGTGGACGGGTCCCGCCACGCCTACACGCCGACCCTCGGCGCCTTCACGGCGGTCATCGGCGTCGCGGGCGACATCATGATCCCCGAGGACCGGCTCAGGGCCGCGATGATGATGGCGGCTCAGGGGAGGTGTGTGCTGGAGGACGAGCTGGACAAGATGCTCGGACGGCCCTGGGACGAGGAGTTGGAGCCCTTCCGGTACGCGGGCGACGGCGCACCGGTCCGCTGGCTCCACGCCGCCGTCTGA
- a CDS encoding S8/S53 family peptidase: MEMQSVGAAFIRPGQLLTDRTALSAARRWTQAVSEADGVCVIHLSPGADPCEITAELREQGLRASPNHVFRGQPLFFGGPASRPFPVPPIPHKPGRSHSDVVVGLLDTGVAKHPWWAGTDWYGQTAPEDGDATEGSQAGHGTFIAGLLARQAPGAALRVHRVLDGDGVSDEATVARALFRMRERPPHVLNLSFGGHTFDDRPPQLLGDAIAALQDTVTVACAGNTGSDRPFWPAAMPNVVGVAAVDASEERRAPYSGYGTWVDACARGDWLTSSFLDGGDFAGYATWSGTSFATALVAGALADAAKSEPAKEVARRLFDSEDARQIPDLGVLIPASL; the protein is encoded by the coding sequence ATGGAAATGCAATCTGTCGGCGCGGCGTTCATCCGGCCTGGTCAGCTGCTGACTGACCGCACCGCGCTGTCCGCCGCCAGGCGGTGGACCCAGGCGGTGTCGGAGGCGGACGGCGTCTGCGTGATCCACCTGTCGCCCGGCGCCGACCCCTGCGAGATCACAGCCGAACTACGCGAACAGGGCCTCAGGGCGTCGCCGAACCACGTGTTCCGCGGCCAGCCCCTGTTCTTCGGCGGTCCCGCGTCCAGACCTTTCCCCGTCCCACCCATCCCCCACAAACCGGGCCGGTCCCACTCGGACGTGGTCGTGGGGCTGCTCGACACCGGCGTGGCCAAGCATCCGTGGTGGGCCGGCACCGACTGGTACGGCCAGACCGCCCCGGAGGACGGCGACGCGACCGAGGGCTCGCAGGCCGGACACGGCACGTTCATCGCCGGCCTGCTGGCCCGCCAGGCACCGGGCGCGGCGCTGCGCGTGCACCGGGTGCTCGACGGCGACGGCGTCAGCGACGAGGCGACCGTCGCGCGCGCCCTCTTCCGCATGCGGGAGCGCCCGCCGCACGTGCTCAACCTCTCCTTCGGTGGCCACACTTTCGACGACCGGCCGCCTCAGCTCCTGGGCGACGCCATCGCCGCGCTGCAGGACACGGTGACCGTGGCCTGCGCGGGCAACACCGGGTCCGACCGGCCGTTCTGGCCCGCGGCGATGCCCAACGTGGTGGGCGTGGCCGCCGTGGACGCGTCCGAGGAGCGCCGGGCACCCTACTCCGGCTACGGCACCTGGGTGGACGCCTGCGCCCGCGGCGACTGGCTGACCAGCAGTTTCCTGGACGGGGGCGACTTCGCGGGATACGCGACATGGAGCGGCACGTCCTTCGCCACCGCCCTGGTGGCGGGGGCCCTCGCGGACGCGGCCAAGAGCGAGCCGGCCAAGGAAGTGGCCAGGCGGCTCTTCGACTCGGAGGACGCCCGGCAAATTCCCGATCTGGGGGTTCTCATCCCGGCGAGTCTGTAG
- a CDS encoding sigma-70 family RNA polymerase sigma factor yields the protein MRDPAELLVAAAEGDRSAWDELESRFGPRMWAVARACGLSPSDAADAVQGSWLRLLQHFQSIRDPAGVGGWLMTTVRREALLLLRKESPRISSFEVVEDPDPESAVLEADGRRLLWKTVSTLPEPCRSLLQLVAIDVGNQQIAARLGLPVGSIGPTKARCLEKLRTLLSLQETAQ from the coding sequence ATGCGGGATCCAGCGGAGCTGCTTGTCGCGGCCGCTGAGGGAGACCGCTCGGCTTGGGACGAGCTGGAGTCCAGGTTCGGGCCGCGGATGTGGGCTGTGGCCCGCGCGTGCGGTCTGAGCCCCTCCGACGCGGCGGACGCGGTCCAGGGCTCCTGGCTGCGCCTGCTGCAGCACTTCCAGAGCATCAGGGATCCCGCGGGAGTGGGGGGCTGGCTCATGACGACCGTGCGCCGCGAAGCCCTCCTGCTGCTGCGGAAGGAGAGCCCGCGCATCTCCTCCTTCGAGGTCGTCGAAGACCCTGACCCGGAGTCCGCCGTCCTGGAGGCCGACGGCAGACGCCTGCTCTGGAAGACGGTCTCCACCCTGCCCGAACCCTGCCGGTCACTCCTCCAGCTGGTCGCCATCGACGTCGGCAACCAGCAGATCGCGGCTCGGCTCGGACTCCCCGTGGGCAGCATCGGGCCGACCAAGGCCCGCTGTCTGGAAAAACTGCGCACTCTGCTCTCACTACAGGAGACAGCGCAATGA
- a CDS encoding CHAT domain-containing tetratricopeptide repeat protein, with the protein MSATPDPPGDRDPLVVAAEAAVMRSLVDPDHALQAGRFVLAAARRARHPEAEAVALRAIALAARELGDLRSAEHHLREAIATEDAPPERVAQARLSLVSVRTERGHPRQALHVAALAWSHLSPLDRAKLDTQRAVALARLGRHQEAIAACDRALRVLVTAPGTIDDRRFLAGGLLNRGLVHSYRGHWDAAMRDLTACLEISQRSGLRHLARLSAANLPFLAVRRGDIAGAFKHYREAEDTLFGFPERLATMRADFAGALLAAHLPGEARAMLSLAVPDLEASGAHVALAEARLKLAQVELLTGDPHRARQVAEQAAAELAAQDRTSWLPLANEVVLRARLALEPVTPALVAELVACADELEDDAAHLEGAAALRLVAAEAALALDDHPTASAQLARLTEHAEREEPWAPVGTRLTSLAAEPARTPDIPVPVRQHALALEASLQEDATGAFRAVRTGLSEVSERVETFDDPSLRAHAARAGERLAAFGLGLAVRGGCAREVFEFAERWRAVAAPSHACSPATPDRVRAGLGSGALVEFVADEDALLAVVITGERLALRRVGEVRAVKEAIVRLRYALRRRSAAPRRDPEVCDVGNVEAAGLEVERLLLRPLLAELGDGPLVMVPVGALHTLPWGALPCLRERPVTVTASAAAWVHAREVALSGRGGPPVVVAAAGPALAHAHAEVANVLACHPDGREVPGRTKAVLEALEAADVLHLAAHGVFHARSPLVSGITMEDGSLMAYDLLDIPRSPGLVVLSACNSGMSRAPVEGAPLGLPGAFLAKGSSCVVAGLVPVRDEAARALMSMFHELVATGLPPDAALASAAAKTGETGFACFGAGSRPLY; encoded by the coding sequence ATGAGCGCGACACCAGACCCACCCGGCGACCGCGACCCGCTCGTCGTGGCGGCCGAGGCCGCCGTCATGCGCTCCCTGGTCGATCCCGACCACGCACTCCAGGCAGGCCGCTTCGTCCTGGCCGCCGCCCGCCGCGCCCGCCATCCCGAGGCCGAGGCCGTCGCGCTCAGAGCCATCGCGCTGGCCGCCCGCGAGCTGGGCGATCTCCGCAGCGCCGAGCACCACCTCCGCGAGGCCATCGCCACCGAGGACGCCCCACCGGAGAGGGTCGCCCAGGCCCGCCTCTCCCTCGTCTCCGTGCGCACCGAACGCGGCCACCCGCGCCAGGCCCTCCACGTGGCCGCACTGGCCTGGTCGCACCTCTCGCCGCTCGACCGCGCCAAGCTCGACACGCAGCGCGCGGTGGCCCTGGCCCGCCTCGGCCGCCACCAGGAGGCCATCGCCGCCTGCGACCGCGCGCTGCGGGTGCTCGTGACCGCTCCCGGCACCATCGACGACCGCAGGTTCCTGGCGGGCGGGCTGCTCAACCGCGGCCTGGTCCACTCCTACCGCGGCCACTGGGACGCCGCCATGCGCGACCTCACCGCCTGCCTGGAGATCTCCCAGCGCTCGGGGCTGCGGCACCTGGCCCGCCTGTCCGCCGCGAACCTGCCCTTCCTCGCCGTACGGCGTGGCGACATCGCGGGGGCGTTCAAGCACTACCGCGAGGCCGAGGACACCCTGTTCGGCTTCCCCGAGCGGCTGGCCACGATGCGGGCCGACTTCGCCGGCGCCCTGCTGGCCGCCCATCTGCCCGGCGAGGCCAGGGCCATGCTGAGCCTGGCCGTACCCGATCTCGAGGCGTCGGGCGCGCACGTGGCGCTGGCCGAGGCGCGGCTGAAGCTGGCCCAGGTGGAGCTGCTCACCGGCGACCCGCACCGGGCACGGCAGGTGGCCGAGCAGGCGGCCGCCGAACTGGCCGCCCAGGACCGGACCTCGTGGCTGCCGCTGGCGAACGAGGTCGTCCTGCGTGCCCGGCTGGCGCTCGAACCCGTCACTCCCGCCCTGGTCGCCGAGCTGGTCGCGTGCGCGGACGAGCTGGAGGACGACGCCGCCCATCTCGAGGGAGCGGCCGCGCTGCGACTGGTGGCGGCCGAGGCGGCGCTGGCCCTCGACGACCACCCGACGGCCTCGGCGCAGCTCGCCCGGCTCACCGAGCACGCCGAACGCGAGGAGCCGTGGGCCCCGGTCGGCACCCGGCTGACCTCCCTGGCCGCGGAGCCCGCGCGGACGCCCGACATCCCGGTGCCCGTACGCCAGCACGCGCTCGCGCTGGAGGCCTCGCTGCAGGAGGACGCCACGGGGGCGTTCCGGGCGGTCCGTACCGGGCTGTCGGAGGTGAGCGAGCGGGTGGAGACGTTCGACGACCCCTCGCTGCGCGCCCACGCGGCCAGGGCCGGTGAGCGGCTGGCGGCGTTCGGGCTGGGGCTGGCGGTGCGTGGCGGATGCGCGCGGGAGGTGTTCGAGTTCGCGGAGCGGTGGCGGGCGGTGGCGGCGCCCTCGCACGCGTGCTCGCCGGCGACTCCCGATCGGGTACGGGCCGGGCTGGGGTCCGGGGCGCTGGTGGAGTTCGTGGCGGACGAGGACGCGCTGCTGGCCGTGGTGATCACCGGGGAGCGGTTGGCGCTGCGGCGGGTGGGCGAGGTGCGGGCGGTCAAGGAGGCGATCGTCCGCCTGCGGTACGCGCTACGCCGGCGGTCCGCCGCGCCACGGCGTGATCCCGAGGTCTGCGACGTGGGGAACGTCGAGGCGGCGGGCCTGGAGGTCGAGCGGCTGCTGCTGCGCCCGCTGCTGGCCGAGCTGGGCGACGGGCCGTTGGTGATGGTGCCGGTGGGCGCCCTGCACACGCTGCCGTGGGGTGCGCTGCCGTGCCTGCGCGAACGCCCGGTGACCGTGACCGCCAGCGCCGCCGCCTGGGTGCACGCCAGGGAGGTCGCTCTCTCCGGCCGGGGCGGGCCGCCGGTCGTGGTGGCGGCGGCCGGCCCCGCTCTGGCGCACGCGCACGCCGAGGTGGCGAACGTCCTGGCCTGCCATCCGGACGGTCGCGAGGTTCCGGGGCGCACCAAGGCGGTGCTGGAGGCCCTGGAGGCGGCCGATGTGCTGCATCTGGCCGCGCACGGGGTCTTTCACGCACGTAGTCCGCTGGTGTCCGGGATCACCATGGAGGACGGGTCCCTCATGGCGTACGACCTGCTGGACATCCCGCGGTCGCCGGGCCTGGTGGTGCTGTCGGCCTGCAATTCCGGGATGTCGCGCGCGCCGGTCGAGGGGGCGCCGCTGGGCCTGCCGGGGGCGTTCCTGGCCAAGGGGTCGTCGTGCGTGGTGGCCGGGCTGGTGCCGGTGCGCGATGAAGCGGCTCGGGCGCTGATGAGCATGTTCCACGAGCTTGTGGCGACCGGTCTGCCGCCGGACGCGGCGCTGGCGTCCGCCGCGGCCAAGACGGGCGAAACCGGCTTCGCCTGCTTCGGCGCAGGGAGCCGCCCATTGTACTGA
- a CDS encoding sulfurtransferase: MTSPLITPAALDALDDVTVLDVRWRLGGPPGVEFYHEGHIPGAVYCDLDRDLAAPPGAGGRHPLPEAGAFQSAMRRLGVSNGRPVVVYDDTASTVAARAWWALRYFGHQDVRVLDGGLPAWTEAGLPTTKDVPASGLTEGDFTARPGGMPALTADEAAALATEGVLLDARAAERYRGEVEPVDPVAGHVPGAVSAPTTENVGPDGRFLAPAALRDRFTGLGVGEGVPAGAYCGSGVTAAHEVLALEVAGLPAALYVGSWSNWVADPTRPVATG; this comes from the coding sequence TTGACCAGCCCGCTGATCACACCTGCCGCGCTCGACGCGCTCGACGACGTGACGGTGCTCGACGTCCGCTGGCGGCTGGGCGGGCCGCCCGGCGTGGAGTTCTATCACGAGGGGCACATTCCCGGAGCCGTCTACTGCGACCTGGACAGAGACCTCGCGGCGCCTCCCGGCGCGGGCGGCCGGCATCCGCTGCCCGAGGCGGGCGCGTTCCAGAGCGCGATGCGGCGGCTCGGCGTGTCGAACGGGCGGCCGGTGGTGGTCTACGACGACACCGCCTCCACGGTCGCGGCCAGGGCATGGTGGGCGCTGCGCTACTTCGGCCACCAGGACGTCCGCGTGCTCGACGGCGGACTGCCCGCGTGGACCGAGGCCGGGCTGCCCACGACCAAGGACGTGCCGGCGTCCGGCCTGACCGAGGGAGACTTCACCGCGAGGCCGGGCGGAATGCCGGCGTTGACCGCTGACGAGGCGGCGGCGCTGGCCACCGAGGGGGTGTTGCTCGACGCACGGGCCGCCGAACGCTACCGGGGCGAGGTGGAGCCGGTCGATCCGGTGGCCGGGCACGTCCCAGGGGCGGTCAGCGCGCCCACGACCGAGAACGTCGGACCCGACGGCCGCTTCCTCGCCCCAGCCGCGCTCCGTGACCGCTTCACCGGGCTGGGGGTCGGCGAGGGCGTTCCGGCAGGGGCGTACTGCGGCTCCGGCGTGACGGCCGCGCACGAGGTGCTGGCGCTGGAGGTGGCGGGCCTGCCCGCCGCGCTCTATGTGGGCTCCTGGTCCAACTGGGTCGCCGACCCCACGCGACCGGTCGCCACCGGCTGA
- a CDS encoding nucleotide pyrophosphatase/phosphodiesterase family protein, with amino-acid sequence MLVPGYGGGSLADLPGALLTALGVHEPGTSGASSAPETTAAGPGAARTPSHDPPLVLEPAERVCLFLVDGLGAELLRSHAEAAPFLSSMVSRTLTAGFPATTVTSLCSLGTGLTPGEHGMLGLTLAVPGTGHLFNCLRWSLPGGLTMDPDQWQPAPTVYQRAVRAGIDSVYVGPAEFEGTGLTRAVYRGVRYVAADAVGDRVARVHEAMRAGSAHVTVYYGDLDAAGHMTGWGSEEWLRQLAVVDDMARRLAEGLTPGSALYVTADHGMVNATEKIDAEKVPELAEGVALLGGEARARHVYAERGAGKDVLEAWRDTLRGKAWVVSRQEAVESGWFGPRVRDAWLERIGDVVAVPHTDLAITAPTRNPIEALFIGYHGSMTAAEQHVPLLEVRT; translated from the coding sequence ATGCTGGTGCCGGGGTACGGCGGCGGGTCGCTGGCAGATCTGCCTGGTGCGTTGCTGACGGCGCTGGGCGTCCACGAGCCCGGCACCTCTGGTGCGTCGAGCGCTCCCGAGACGACAGCCGCAGGGCCTGGCGCCGCGCGCACCCCATCGCACGACCCCCCGCTCGTCCTGGAGCCCGCCGAGCGCGTCTGCCTCTTCCTGGTGGACGGTCTGGGGGCCGAGCTGCTGCGGTCGCACGCCGAGGCCGCCCCGTTCCTGTCCTCGATGGTGAGCAGAACGCTCACCGCCGGGTTCCCCGCCACCACCGTCACCAGCCTCTGCTCCCTGGGCACCGGCCTGACGCCGGGCGAGCACGGCATGCTCGGGCTGACGCTGGCCGTGCCCGGCACCGGCCACCTGTTCAACTGCCTGCGGTGGAGCCTGCCCGGCGGCCTGACCATGGATCCGGACCAGTGGCAGCCCGCCCCGACCGTCTACCAGCGCGCCGTACGGGCCGGGATCGACTCCGTCTACGTCGGTCCCGCCGAGTTCGAGGGCACCGGGCTGACCAGGGCCGTCTATCGAGGCGTGCGCTACGTGGCCGCCGACGCCGTGGGCGACCGCGTGGCGCGGGTGCACGAGGCGATGCGGGCGGGTTCGGCGCACGTCACCGTCTACTACGGCGACCTGGACGCCGCCGGCCACATGACGGGATGGGGGAGCGAGGAGTGGCTCCGGCAGCTGGCCGTCGTCGACGACATGGCGCGCCGGCTCGCCGAGGGACTGACTCCCGGCTCCGCGCTCTACGTCACCGCCGACCACGGCATGGTCAACGCCACCGAGAAGATCGACGCCGAAAAGGTTCCCGAGCTGGCGGAGGGTGTGGCACTGCTCGGTGGCGAGGCCAGGGCCAGGCACGTCTACGCCGAGCGGGGCGCGGGGAAGGACGTGCTGGAGGCGTGGCGCGACACCCTTCGAGGCAAGGCCTGGGTAGTGTCCAGGCAGGAGGCGGTCGAGTCGGGCTGGTTCGGGCCACGGGTGCGGGACGCGTGGCTGGAACGCATCGGCGACGTCGTGGCCGTGCCCCACACCGACCTGGCCATCACCGCCCCCACCCGCAACCCGATCGAGGCGCTCTTCATCGGATACCACGGTTCGATGACGGCGGCCGAGCAGCATGTCCCGCTCCTGGAGGTACGCACTTGA
- a CDS encoding DUF5998 family protein, whose protein sequence is MRETRVSAAGLREAIERSGYYPDLVTDAVESALGKEAVTAFVVHHEATFDPAMEVRRHVTVLVLSATRLLVCHTDEHPAVEGVSTSHASTTTEAVRLSRIQSVAVTRVVPDPASYVPGVPPTEATLTIGWGAISHVDLEPATCGDENCEADHGYTGAITADDLSLRVSEAADGPEAVTHVLAFAKALSEATARAAS, encoded by the coding sequence ATGAGGGAAACCCGAGTCTCCGCCGCGGGCCTGCGCGAAGCGATCGAGCGCAGCGGCTACTATCCCGACCTCGTCACCGACGCGGTCGAATCCGCGCTGGGCAAGGAGGCGGTGACCGCCTTCGTGGTCCATCACGAGGCCACGTTCGATCCCGCGATGGAGGTGCGCCGGCACGTCACCGTCCTGGTGCTGTCGGCGACGCGGCTGCTGGTCTGCCACACCGACGAGCACCCCGCGGTGGAGGGCGTCTCGACATCCCACGCTTCCACGACCACGGAGGCCGTACGGCTGAGCCGCATCCAGTCGGTCGCCGTCACCCGCGTCGTGCCCGACCCAGCCTCCTACGTCCCGGGCGTCCCTCCGACGGAGGCGACGCTCACGATCGGCTGGGGCGCCATCTCGCACGTGGACCTGGAGCCGGCGACGTGCGGCGACGAAAACTGCGAGGCCGACCACGGCTACACGGGCGCGATCACGGCCGACGACCTGTCGCTCAGGGTCAGCGAGGCGGCCGACGGCCCGGAGGCCGTCACCCACGTCCTCGCCTTCGCCAAGGCACTGTCCGAGGCCACCGCCCGCGCCGCCTCCTGA